The Fructilactobacillus myrtifloralis genome segment ACGGATATACCTTTGCCCGGCTTAGCAAAGACAAGCGAATTAGTTACCAATCAATCGCTATCTATGATGTGCTTAGTTCTCTAGCGGGGGATGGGTATAAATGCACTGCTACGGTGCAGGAACTTTGCGACATGCTACAAATGACCCCCAAAACGTTCTTTAAATACCAAAACGAGTTAATTAGTGCCGGTTACCTATCAAAGAAGCGGCAGGGCGGCCATAATGGCAACGTTTATACTTTAGAACTTGCTAAGTCAGTTTTTAAAGATATGAAAGATTTATATAGCGTGAATGTTTGTACTGATGAAGCGCTAGATTTACCGGTACCGGTTTACTTTGAATTAAGCACTGGTAATAAGCTAACCAAGGATTTAATACACGCTTTTGGTTCGGTTTATGATGAGCAACCCAACTGGGCTATTAATTATGCTATTAGTAAGGCCTTAAACCATGATATTAATAATCCTATTGAAACGGTCTTATATGCAAAAAGGGTAGTTGAAAACTGGGTTGCGGATCCATGTATAAGAACTAAAGACGACGTAGACGAGCAAGACGAAGAATATCACGCTAGGCGCTTAGAAGAGCAACTAGGCTGGTAACTGTTAGGGGGTGTTTTCTATTGCTAATATATCTAAGAAATTTGCTACATTTGGTAAAAGTAAGAGCTATTTAGACCAACATTACCAATTAAATGACGGCAAAAATACCTTTATTATTACACCCGACGCCGTGCAATTAGATAAAAATTTAAACGCCAATGATAAAGATGTTTTATCTAGAATTGCTAGCTTATCCAATAAAGAGGGATATTGTTTTGCTTCTGATACTCGTTTAAGTAAATACGTAGGTTGTTCTAAAAGGACGGTGGGCAGTTCACTTCATAAACTTGAAGAACTTGGATATATCTATAAAGAAAGCCGGTTCACGGATGATGATATAACGACTACTAAGCGAAAAATATTTCTACAACCGACTATAAAAAAATTGTTTGATGGAATAAGGCAAAATAAAAAAGAGCCTTCGCCCTTTGGAAATTAAAACTATCTAAATAATGCAACGTGGTACCTACCTTAATACCATGTTACATTATTTTTTTATCTTTGAGTATTAGAATATTTAACCATTACGTAGAGAAATTTTTGCATTGCTAATAATTGCGTTGCCCCAAAATGGGTTAATCGTTGACCCACACCCATATTAAAAATAAGGCATAAATAAAACATAGCTTTAAATATTGATATGGCAACGATACTAGCGTGTTTTAAAATTTATTTTCAATCGCATTAAAAATAAAATGTAGATTAAAAAGACTAAAAAAGTTTCCAGTTTAGTAACAAAATGATATCGCCATCACAGCACAGCATCATTATTACTAAATGGATTGTTATTTGGATCGTGTGGCCATTTTGTTCGTATGGTGTGGCCACCAGCATACCCTAAATGTAGCATAGGGTATGCCCCAATCAGAGCATAGGTTGCCAGTCTTAATATACCAGCATTTACAAGCATTTTAGGGATTACCTATGTTCGATTTTAAACACATAGATAGTAAAATTTGGTAATTAGCGAATGCAGAACTCGCATTACTAAATAGGGGGACTAATGCAGAAATTGCAATACCATAATGCAGAATCTGCTATATCTATAATGCAAAAATAGCAGACATAATAAATAAGGTATTAAATAAATGAATATATAAGGGTTTAACCAACAATAAATAAGAGTAACTAAAAGCCTGCGCCATGTTTAGGGGAACTGGAAAGCTAGGATTATAGGCAATGATGTTGGTAACCTAACCTAACTAAACACAGCTTAGATACATATCTTTAGTAATAAACCATAACCCGTTAAAGCAATAGATTAGGTACAAGTGGCAGTAATGAAACCGAATCATTAAAGCACTAGGTTAGGTATCTCATTAGTAGCAATGCTAACCATACAGAACAGCGGATCGGTACATAGGTTTAGCACACTGGATAAAGACCCTAAAGCGGATGCTATTATCTAGTGGCTAATCTAGGTTAGTAATTGAACCGGGTTATTAATACTGTCGTCATCCGCTACGGTATTTTATAAACCCAATTACTTGGACTAGACCAGTATAATTATATAGCGAACGTATGTTCTGATATGAATAACATAAGCATTAGTAGCAGTAACTAGAAATTAAGTACAATCGTTCTAGTAGGCAGCTGGTAGCTTAGTAATTAGTTTGGTAATTAATGAAGTGGTTGGGAGTGTGTTAAATGGATCTATCTTTTTTAGATGATGAGATTGACGAGCGGGCAACCCGCAATAAGGTACGACGGTTTTTTAAGAAGCAAGTGCCGAGGTTGGTTAGGCTATCGGGGCTAGACTTGGCAAGTTTAAAATCTCCGGAGCTATCTAGTATGCCGACCAGCAAACCAGTTGGGAACGCTAACGAGGATCGCATAGTGAGGACGCTAGAAGCACAACGACTAATAACGGCAGTGGTTAAAGCTATGCAGGTATGCGGTGAACCTAGCTATACAATTCTCTTTGGTGTGTACGTGCAAGGGCGGCAAAATTGGCAAGTAGCACAGCAGCTGGGATATTCAACTACTCGCTTCTACCAACTAAAAAACCAAGCATTTTTAAACTTTGTGGATGCCTTTGTTGAAGCTGATTTACATGTTTATAAATGACCTTGCTAGGTTCTATATGGCAGCAGTGAGCGAACAAACAAAGACGCCTAAAGAACAGGACAAAGAACAAACATTTAAACACTTAAATAATAAGGGGGTCGTAAAATACGATTCCCTTTTAAAATAGGCTGAATAATTTGGAACCGGTTAGCATCCGTCTGCTGTGAATTATATGGCGCTGAATTAAAACACCCCCCGCCCCTATCTTCCAGCTTTGGGGAGCACGCACACGGTCTGCTTTGTGTGCCAGCACCATTTTTTGAAATTTTTTATAGGGGGGGCTACCTCGCCATAAACGCCGGTATTATAGGATTTTGCAAAAAATAAACGCCAAAAACTTACCCCCTTTATGAACCCTAGAACGATGAAAAAAC includes the following:
- a CDS encoding ArpU family phage packaging/lysis transcriptional regulator, encoding MDLSFLDDEIDERATRNKVRRFFKKQVPRLVRLSGLDLASLKSPELSSMPTSKPVGNANEDRIVRTLEAQRLITAVVKAMQVCGEPSYTILFGVYVQGRQNWQVAQQLGYSTTRFYQLKNQAFLNFVDAFVEADLHVYK
- a CDS encoding helix-turn-helix domain-containing protein encodes the protein MFSIANISKKFATFGKSKSYLDQHYQLNDGKNTFIITPDAVQLDKNLNANDKDVLSRIASLSNKEGYCFASDTRLSKYVGCSKRTVGSSLHKLEELGYIYKESRFTDDDITTTKRKIFLQPTIKKLFDGIRQNKKEPSPFGN